The window GTGTTCGAGAGGCCTGCGGGGGTCGGTCGGCGTCTCAATTCACTTACCCGAAGGTTTACCGCGCTTTCATGTGGAGTGACCTGGCCGCAACGGATACGAATTCACTGGTTGTGTTCGATCGACTGACTGGTAAAGCCACAGACTACTGACGCGGCAACGTGGTCGGTGTCTTGACTTCAGTTTGCCAGTACGCGTCGATCTTCTTGTTCATCTCCGGATCGGCGAAGTCGGGCCACTTGTCCGATGCAAAGCCGTTGGCATTGTCCAAGTATTCCTTGGTGACGTTCAGCTCGACGTAGTGCGAACTCGAGCCGGCGTCGTGCTTCACCTTCAGCGAGCGCCACGGCACGGCGAAGTACTTGTTGTTGAAGCCGAGGAAACCGCCGAACGAGATCGCGGCATAGCGGACGTGGCCACGTTCGTCGATCACCAGATCTTCGATCTTGCCGAGGTCCTGATTCTTCGAATTCTTGACACTCATCCCGACCAGCTTGCTGCTGCGGAAGGTGGCACCTGAGTAGTCGGCGGCGCCAACGACGCGGCCGGCGGGGGTATCAACCTTCACGCCACCTTCGTTCACATCGACGCGAACTTGGGCGGAGGCGGTGAGTGCCAGAGCCGGCACCAAAGCGACTGCAATCCATAAACTGCGCATTTCAAACTCCTAACGTTGAACGATGCATAGACAAAGTGTGCGATGTGGTTAGGCGATGGGTCGGCGTACGCCGCCAGTGATCGCACCAACCAAAAACAGCACGAGGAAGACGACGAAGAGAACCTTGCCAATCCAGGCGAGATCGCCTGCGATGCCAAAGAAACCAAATGCCGCGGCGACAAGCGCCAAAATCAAAAAGGTCAAAGCCCATTGCAACATGACAAGTCTCCTCTGTTCAAAAATGTGTTTCGCGAGCCGCTCGCGGTGTTGTTTTCGATCCGTCAGATGCAGTCCGTACAAAGCAAACAAGGTGCCAGAGGCGCAAAATGATTTGGCGATTAACCGCAAGTGAACCGGAGCCAACGGTTTGCGAATAAGAACGAAGTCCAGTAAAACAGAAGCAACCAAAAGCTGCCCATTTGGTTACCTCCGTTCTGTCCGCGCACCACTCCCAGTGGACGAAAAACTGCCAAGTGCTTGATTTTCTGCGAATCAAGCACGCCAATGATCTGTCAGGTTGGCGCATCGTTACACTGGCAAAGTTTTTGCAATACTGCTGCCCGAAACTCACTTGTCTGCCACTTTGAAGCCCTTTACCGGTCAGGAACCTGTCCGCCATGCCCAGTCTGCTTGTCATCGATGACGATCGCGCGGTTGTCCACTTCATCAAAGCCGCCTTTAAGAATGCGGAAATCGAAGTGCTCGCTGCAGCCACCGCCGATGAAGGCTTGAAGCTGCTCCGCTCCGGAAAACCGGACGCGGTTTTGCTCGATATTCTGCTGCCACAGACAACGGGCCTGAAACTGTTCGAGACGATCCGCGAGATCGACGCCAGCGTGCCGGTGATCTTCATTACCGCCTCGGGTGAGAGCGACACCGCCATCGAAGCCGTGAAGCTCGGCGCCTTCGACTTTCTGCTCAAGCCGCTCGACGTCGCCAAGGTGAAGCACCTGATCGACCAGGCCTTGGAAATTCGCCGGCTGACCTCGACCCCGGTCGAAGTGCCGGAAATGTCGACCGCCGCCAAGGGCGACCAGGCCCTGATTGGGCGCAGCCCGCAGATGCTCGAGGTCTATAAAGCCATCGGCCGCGTGGCCCCGCAAACCGTCACGGTGCTGATCCGCGGCGAAAGCGGCACGGGCAAGGAACTCATCGCCCGGGCCATTTACCAGCACAGCCTACGAAAAGGAAAGCCGTTCCTCGCGGTCAACTGCGCCGCTTTGCCCGATGCGCTGCTGGAGAGCGAACTTTTCGGCCATGAAAAGGGTTCGTTCACCGGCGCCGATCATCGCCGCATCGGCAAATTCGAACAATGCAACGGCGGCACCATTTTTCTCGACGAAGTGGGCGATATGGCGCCGCTGGTGCAGGCCAAACTGCTTCGTTTGCTGCAGGAACAGCGCTTTGAGCGCGTCGGCGGCAACGAGACGATTCAGACCGACGTGCGGATCATCACCGCGACCAACCGCAACCTGGAAGCGATGACCGAAGCGGGGACGTTTCGCCCCGACCTTTATTACCGCTTGAACGGTTTCGCCATTAAGTTGCCGCCGCTGCGTGATCGGGGCGACGACCTGTTGTTGCTGATCGAGTCGTTTTTGTTCCGCTTCTCGCGTGAACTCAACAAGCCGTTGCAGCGAGTCTCGCCCGATGCGTTGAAGATTCTCCTCGAACACAATTGGCCGGGTAATATCCGCGAGTTGCAGAGCGTCATTCGCAAAGCGCTGCTGAACCTCACGGGGCCGATTTTGGTTCCCGATTTTCTGCCGGAAGAAGTTCGCGAGCCGAGGCGCGACGAATCCGCTGCTGGTGGCGGCGATGTCGGTGAAGGCCGCGATCTCGGCCGCTTCCTCGATGGTCGCTTAGCGGCCAATTCGGAGGATATTTATGCCGAAGCGATCGACTTTATGAATCGCTATGTGGTAACTCGCGTGCTGAAGACGGCCGGCGGCAATCAGTCGCGTGCGGCCAAGATGCTGGGAATTACCCGCGGCAGCCTGCGTAGTAAAACGCAGACGATTGGCTTGAAGATCGACCAAGTGGTCTCACAAGATGAATCGGGCGACGAGGACGAATAAGACGTAGCCCATCGGCCGGAACAGCTCACCGTTCCGGCCTGAACTGCTGCGGTTATATCCTGCCTAGCAGTAGCAAGATCACGAGAATGACCAAAATCAGGCCAATGCCACCGCTTGGGCCGTATCCCCAATTGCGGCTGTGCGGCCATGCTGGCGCAGAGCCGAGCAGCATCATGATCACGAGGATCAACAGAATTAGTCCAAGAATCGACATGGTATCGCCCTCATCGTTTCGATCGTCAGAGATGTGAATCAGCGAAGCGGCGTTCGCAACTGGAGTGCCAGAGAAGCACATTGCATGCCAGAGCACATTCACGCAGCTTGAGAGCGAGCTTGGCCGATAACGAAATGGCAGTTGCGTGAACTCAGTGACTTGTGGATGGGTCGACTGTGATCCTCCTATGAATAATGCGAAAAAACCAGTTTTACCAACTGGTCAACCTGTGCGGATTCGGATACATTAACGGATCACTCCCAAATCTGCGGATAGCCCGAGGTGCGGCTTTAGGCTGGCGTCGTGTGCTGTTTTGCTGGCGGTGAAAGGGTATCTGTAACGGCCAATCACGGGCTATCGCTTGCAGTTCCCGTTTCATTGCTTGGACTTAGGCAGTCCCGCTGCGAGAGTGGCGAGGTTGTCGAGGAGATGCGTTCTATGATTTGACCTGCGGAACCGCCGACTTGGCGTGTACGAATGACACACGCGCCAATTGGCCTGAGGAGGGCAATGTGCCCACACGGATTTACGCCTTAGCTAAAGATTTGAAGCTGGACAGTAAAGAACTGGTGGATCTCTGTACCAAAGCAGGGATTCCTGGCAAAGGTTCGGCGCTGGCCAGTCTGGAAGACGACGAAGTTATCAAGCTCAAGGCCTATCTGGACGGCCCGTCGGCCAAACGAGCGGCCCCGGCCTCAGCAGCACCCGCAGTCAATGTGAAGGCGATGTTGTCGGCTCCTGTGGCTGCGACTGCCCTCACGCCGCCGCCGCCAACGCGGCCTGGCGTCAATCGCCCTCGCCCGGCTGCTCCAGCCGAGGCTCCCGATTTCTCGGATACTGCGGTCGCCGTTGCCGAGCCGCCCGTCGTGGTGGCCGAAGCCAAGCCGACAGCCCCTCCTGCGCCCGCTCCGGTTGCAAAAGCACCGGCCCCGGCCAAGACAAAGGCCGCCGAACCCGTGCCGGTGGAGGTTGCCGAACCGGTTGTCGTGCAGCCTGCTGCTCCGGCTCCCGTCGCGCATGTTCCGGCCGTTGAAGCTCCAGTCGTTCCTCCTGCCCCGGTTGCTCCCGTAGCTCCGGTCAGCAAGGCGCCTGCCGCTCCGGCTGCACCCGAAGTTCCGCCAGTTGTTCCTCCGGCGGCTCCGGCTCCGTCGCCGTCGAGTCCCCACGGCAAGACTTTTTCCACGCCCGCTCCTACGACTCCTTCGACTGCTCCCCACGCGCCCGTTCGTGGCGACTTGCTCGCACCGGGTCGGCGCACTGCCATTCGAGTGCTTGGTGGCGGCGGCAAAAAGAAAGAAGGAGCCGAAGGGGAAGGTTCCAAGCCTCTCGCCAAGCCCGGCGAAAAACGAGGTCCCGCGATTCGCGTGGCCTCCATGCCTGAGGTCAAGCAACCGGTGGCTCCGGTCAAGTCGGCGGAACCGGCGGCTCAAAAGCCGATCATGCGGATTCCGACCGAAGCCCTCAAGGGAAGCGACGCCAACAAGAAGGGTGCCGCTCCTCTCAAGGATGCCGCCAAGCGTGCTCACGATGAACGCACGAAGCGCGAACAACTAGATACCCGCGCTAAGGGCAGCGCCCTGCCGATGCCTGCCGATACGTCTGGTCCGGGCAAGGGTGGCAAGGGCAAGGGGAAGTTTGGCGAAGGCGAAGGTTTGGGCGATATCGCCGCCGTTCGTGCCAAGCGTCAACAAGACCGTTCGAAGGGGAAGGTGCGTGTCGGTGGCGATGACGATGATTCGCCACGCTTCCGCCGTACCCTGGTCCGCAACAAAAAGCATGGGCCAACTGCTCCTCGCAAGGAAAAGATCGAATTGGTCCTGCCCTGCACCGTTCGCGAGTTCTGCGAACAAACGGGCGTGGGCGCTGGTTCCGTGCTCAAGGTGCTCCTCAGCAACAAGATTCCCGCCAATATCAACGGCGTGATTCCGGAGCAGTTCGTCGAACTGCTCGCCGCCGAGTTGAATCTCGATATCACCGTCAAGCAGCCGCCAACTCCCGAAGAATTGCTCGAGCAAGAGTTTGCCACCGAGGACGATGCGGACAGCCTGCAACCGCGGCCGCCGATCGTCACCGTGCTTGGTCACGTCGACCATGGTAAGACGTCGCTGCTCGATCGGATCATTGGCATCAACGTGGTCTCGGGCGAAGCCGGTGGTATTACGCAGCACATTCGCGCGTATTCCATTCCTACGCCCGATGGTCGTCGCGTGGCCTTCGTCGATACGCCTGGTCACGAAGCATTCACCGAAATGCGTGCTCGTGGAGCCAACGTCACCGATATTGCGGTGCTCGTGGTAGCCGCCGACGACGGTGTCATGCCGCAAACCGAAGAAGCCATCAGCCACGTCAAGGCTGCCAATGTGCCAATCGTCGTGGCGATGAATAAGATTGATCTCCCTGGCGCCAATCCTGAGCGCGTGTTGCAACAGCTGGCTACGGCGGGCTTGTTGCCGAGCGAATGGGGTGGCGATGTCGAAGTCATTCGCACCAGCGCCATCACCGGCGAAGGTATCGATGACCTGCTGCAAACGCTGCTCGTCACGGCAGAACTGCACGAATACAAAGCCAATCCCACGCGCGCCGCGATGGGTATGTGCATGGAAGCCGAACAAGAACCAGGGCGCGGCGTAATTGCCAAGCTGATGGTGCAGAACGGCACGCTGCGTGACGGCGACGTCATTGTCTGCGGCGCCGCTCATGGCCGCGTCAAGGCGATGTACGACACCCTCAAGCCGCGCGAACAAGTCGAAGAAGCCGGCCCGAGTACGCCAGTGAACGTCACCGGTCTCGATATTGCTCCTGCCGCTGGCGACAAGTTCTATGTCCTCTCCGACATTGCTCAAGCTCGTGAATTGGCCGAACGGAGCGCTGCTTCGGCTCGCAAGTTCTCGCTGGGCGATGGCGCCACGGTGAAGATCACGTTCGAAGAGTTCTCGAAGCGGCTCGCCGAAGGTAAGTTGCACGACTCGGCCGATGTGGCCACGCTCAACCTCATTATTCGCGCCGACGTTCGCGGCTCGATCGAAGCCATTCTCAAGGAACTCGGCAAGTTCGAGCATCCTGAGGTGAAGATCAAGGTGCTGCAGGCTTCGGTAGGCGGCGTTACCGTCGCCGACGTCACCTTGGCTCACGCCTCCGATGCCGTCATCGTCGGTTTCAATGTCATTCCCGATGAAACGGCCCGCGTTCTGGCTGATGACCGTGGCGTGCAGATTCGCCGGTACGACATCATTTACAAGCTCACCGACGATATCAAGGCGATCCTCGAAGGGAAGCTCAAGCCCGAAGAACGCGTCGTCGAACTCGGTCGAGCACTCGTCAAGCAAGCCTTTTCGATCAGCCGCGTCGGCACGGTCGCTGGTTGCCAGGTCATTCAAGGGACCATCGAACGTGGTGCCCGCGTCCGCGTGAACCGCGAGAATCGGACCATTGGCGATTACGGCATCGACACGCTGAAGCGAGAAAAGGACGACGTCAAGGAAGTCAGCCGCGGCATGGAATGCGGTATCAAGTTGCAGAACTTCAACGACATCAAGGAAGGGGACGTCCTCGAAGCTTATCGCATCGAAGAAGTCGCCCGCACGTTGTAGTTATCCGCTTGTGTTTCGCGAAAAATGACACCGGCAAAGCGCTACGTCCGCGATGCCGGTGCACACTGAAGAACGTTCCATGACTTCTCGCCGATTACTCAAAGCCGCCGAAGCCTTTCGTAGCGTGGTCAGCATGGCCATTCTCACCGAAGTGCGCGATCCTCGTGTCAAACACGTCACCGTGATTGGTGTCGAGGTGGCGCCCGATATGAAATCGGCCAAGGTCCACGTCTCGATCATGGGGGACGAAAAGCAGCAGGGCCTGGCGCTGCGCGGCTTGCAGAACAGCGCTGGCTTTCTGCAGAGCGTGATCGCCGAAAAGGTCGATGCCCGCTACACGCCCAAATTGACCTTTGTCATGGACAAAGGGGTCAAGCACTCGCTGGAAGTCGCACGCATTCTCAAGGAAGTGCTGCCGTCCGACGAAACGGCAGAGGACATTTCCGCCGAACCGCCCCCTGTTGATGCAGCCGAGGAAGGTAACTGAATTCGCCAGAATTCAGACGTTCGCTCGGCATCCCTGAATTCTGGCGAATTCAGCTACAGCCCACCTAAATAATCTGCGTTTCCGCAGCAACCTGTACCCACAGTAACAACGAACCAACCACTTTTGATTGATATGGCTGAGGCAGGCATGACAGGTTCCAATCGCGCCGCGATTTTGAGCAAAGTCCACAAGGTTCTCAAGAAGTACTACAAGCCCACCGTGCCGCCAGCCGAGCGCGGCGTGCTGGAACATCTGCTCTACGCCTGCTGTCTCGAAAATGCCCGCGTCGAAGCAGCCGACGAAGCCTTTGCCAAACTGAAAGAACTCTTCTTCGATTGGAACGAGGTCCGTGTCACCACGACCACCGAGTTGGCCGAAGTGATGACCAGCATTCCCGATGCTTCGGCCGCGGCCACACGCATCAAGAAGTCGCTGCAGTCGGTCTTCGAAGCGAGCTACACGTTCGACCTCGACCCGCTGCAAAAGCAGAACCTCGGCAAAGCCGAAAAAGATCTCGAAAAGGTCACCGGTTCCTCGGCGTTTGTTCGCGCGTACGTCGTG is drawn from Anatilimnocola floriformis and contains these coding sequences:
- a CDS encoding DUF1328 domain-containing protein; its protein translation is MVASVLLDFVLIRKPLAPVHLRLIAKSFCASGTLFALYGLHLTDRKQHRERLAKHIFEQRRLVMLQWALTFLILALVAAAFGFFGIAGDLAWIGKVLFVVFLVLFLVGAITGGVRRPIA
- a CDS encoding DUF3309 domain-containing protein; this translates as MCFSGTPVANAASLIHISDDRNDEGDTMSILGLILLILVIMMLLGSAPAWPHSRNWGYGPSGGIGLILVILVILLLLGRI
- a CDS encoding PRC-barrel domain-containing protein, translating into MRSLWIAVALVPALALTASAQVRVDVNEGGVKVDTPAGRVVGAADYSGATFRSSKLVGMSVKNSKNQDLGKIEDLVIDERGHVRYAAISFGGFLGFNNKYFAVPWRSLKVKHDAGSSSHYVELNVTKEYLDNANGFASDKWPDFADPEMNKKIDAYWQTEVKTPTTLPRQ
- a CDS encoding sigma-54-dependent transcriptional regulator; translation: MPSLLVIDDDRAVVHFIKAAFKNAEIEVLAAATADEGLKLLRSGKPDAVLLDILLPQTTGLKLFETIREIDASVPVIFITASGESDTAIEAVKLGAFDFLLKPLDVAKVKHLIDQALEIRRLTSTPVEVPEMSTAAKGDQALIGRSPQMLEVYKAIGRVAPQTVTVLIRGESGTGKELIARAIYQHSLRKGKPFLAVNCAALPDALLESELFGHEKGSFTGADHRRIGKFEQCNGGTIFLDEVGDMAPLVQAKLLRLLQEQRFERVGGNETIQTDVRIITATNRNLEAMTEAGTFRPDLYYRLNGFAIKLPPLRDRGDDLLLLIESFLFRFSRELNKPLQRVSPDALKILLEHNWPGNIRELQSVIRKALLNLTGPILVPDFLPEEVREPRRDESAAGGGDVGEGRDLGRFLDGRLAANSEDIYAEAIDFMNRYVVTRVLKTAGGNQSRAAKMLGITRGSLRSKTQTIGLKIDQVVSQDESGDEDE
- the rbfA gene encoding 30S ribosome-binding factor RbfA; protein product: MTSRRLLKAAEAFRSVVSMAILTEVRDPRVKHVTVIGVEVAPDMKSAKVHVSIMGDEKQQGLALRGLQNSAGFLQSVIAEKVDARYTPKLTFVMDKGVKHSLEVARILKEVLPSDETAEDISAEPPPVDAAEEGN
- the infB gene encoding translation initiation factor IF-2, whose translation is MPTRIYALAKDLKLDSKELVDLCTKAGIPGKGSALASLEDDEVIKLKAYLDGPSAKRAAPASAAPAVNVKAMLSAPVAATALTPPPPTRPGVNRPRPAAPAEAPDFSDTAVAVAEPPVVVAEAKPTAPPAPAPVAKAPAPAKTKAAEPVPVEVAEPVVVQPAAPAPVAHVPAVEAPVVPPAPVAPVAPVSKAPAAPAAPEVPPVVPPAAPAPSPSSPHGKTFSTPAPTTPSTAPHAPVRGDLLAPGRRTAIRVLGGGGKKKEGAEGEGSKPLAKPGEKRGPAIRVASMPEVKQPVAPVKSAEPAAQKPIMRIPTEALKGSDANKKGAAPLKDAAKRAHDERTKREQLDTRAKGSALPMPADTSGPGKGGKGKGKFGEGEGLGDIAAVRAKRQQDRSKGKVRVGGDDDDSPRFRRTLVRNKKHGPTAPRKEKIELVLPCTVREFCEQTGVGAGSVLKVLLSNKIPANINGVIPEQFVELLAAELNLDITVKQPPTPEELLEQEFATEDDADSLQPRPPIVTVLGHVDHGKTSLLDRIIGINVVSGEAGGITQHIRAYSIPTPDGRRVAFVDTPGHEAFTEMRARGANVTDIAVLVVAADDGVMPQTEEAISHVKAANVPIVVAMNKIDLPGANPERVLQQLATAGLLPSEWGGDVEVIRTSAITGEGIDDLLQTLLVTAELHEYKANPTRAAMGMCMEAEQEPGRGVIAKLMVQNGTLRDGDVIVCGAAHGRVKAMYDTLKPREQVEEAGPSTPVNVTGLDIAPAAGDKFYVLSDIAQARELAERSAASARKFSLGDGATVKITFEEFSKRLAEGKLHDSADVATLNLIIRADVRGSIEAILKELGKFEHPEVKIKVLQASVGGVTVADVTLAHASDAVIVGFNVIPDETARVLADDRGVQIRRYDIIYKLTDDIKAILEGKLKPEERVVELGRALVKQAFSISRVGTVAGCQVIQGTIERGARVRVNRENRTIGDYGIDTLKREKDDVKEVSRGMECGIKLQNFNDIKEGDVLEAYRIEEVARTL